Proteins from a genomic interval of Candidatus Borkfalkia ceftriaxoniphila:
- the gyrB gene encoding DNA topoisomerase (ATP-hydrolyzing) subunit B translates to MSEKVQGEYGEEQIQVLEGLDPVRKRPGMYIGSTDERGLHHLVQEIVDNSIDEALAGYCDTIRCVINKDGSCSVQDNGRGIPTGIHPKEGVSSVELVLTKLHAGGKFGGGGYKISGGLHGVGLSVVNALSEWLEVEVYQNGNIYKQIFNRGIPQKALSIVGQTDITGTKVTFYPDEEIFETLIFNYENLKVRLRELAYLNKGLTISIRDEREEKPKFDEFCYEGGILHFVEDMNKNKEVLFGEPVYFEEEQGDSAIEVAIQYNDGYSELIMSYANNIHTEEGGTHLEGFKAALTKVINDAGRRLNILKENDKLSGDDVREGITAVVSVKLTEPQFEGQTKTKLGNSAMRAFVMKATTEHLGTYLEENPSVAKELILRCITAQKARDAARNARELTRRKGILESTTLPGKLADCSEKRAELCEIYIVEGDSAGGTAKQGRDRRFQAILPLRGKILNVEKARINRVLENLEIKSMITAFGCGISEDFDESKLRYDRIICMTDADVDGSHIRILLLTFFFRYMRPLVQNGHVYIAQPPLYKATRGKEEKYMYSDQELDEYRNSNPGKFDLQRYKGLGEMNKEQLWETTMNPSTRTLLRVTMKDAVEADEMFSLLMGEKPELRRQFIEENAKLVAELDI, encoded by the coding sequence ATGTCAGAAAAAGTGCAAGGCGAATACGGCGAGGAGCAGATACAGGTTCTGGAAGGTCTGGACCCGGTACGCAAACGCCCCGGAATGTATATCGGTTCTACCGATGAACGGGGACTTCATCACCTCGTGCAGGAAATCGTCGATAACTCCATAGACGAAGCGTTGGCGGGCTACTGCGATACCATCCGCTGCGTGATCAATAAGGACGGCTCCTGCTCCGTGCAGGATAACGGCCGCGGTATCCCTACGGGTATTCACCCCAAAGAGGGTGTATCTTCCGTCGAACTCGTATTGACCAAACTCCACGCGGGCGGCAAATTCGGCGGCGGGGGCTATAAGATCTCGGGTGGTTTGCACGGCGTCGGTCTGTCAGTCGTCAACGCGCTCTCCGAATGGCTGGAAGTGGAAGTCTATCAGAACGGAAATATTTATAAGCAAATTTTTAATCGCGGCATACCGCAGAAAGCGCTTTCGATCGTCGGTCAAACGGACATTACGGGGACAAAGGTCACGTTCTATCCCGACGAGGAAATTTTCGAAACGCTCATTTTCAATTACGAAAATCTGAAAGTGCGTCTGCGCGAGTTGGCGTATTTGAATAAAGGACTGACTATTTCCATCCGCGACGAGCGGGAAGAAAAACCCAAGTTCGACGAGTTCTGCTACGAGGGCGGCATTCTGCACTTCGTGGAAGACATGAACAAAAATAAAGAGGTTCTCTTCGGCGAGCCCGTCTATTTCGAAGAGGAACAGGGCGACAGCGCGATCGAAGTCGCCATTCAGTACAATGACGGTTACAGCGAACTCATCATGAGTTACGCCAACAATATCCATACCGAAGAGGGCGGCACGCATCTGGAAGGCTTCAAAGCCGCGCTCACCAAAGTCATCAACGACGCGGGACGCCGTCTGAACATCCTGAAAGAAAACGACAAACTTTCGGGCGACGACGTGCGCGAAGGCATTACCGCCGTCGTTTCCGTCAAACTCACCGAACCGCAGTTCGAGGGGCAGACCAAAACAAAACTCGGCAACAGCGCGATGCGCGCGTTCGTCATGAAGGCGACGACCGAGCATTTGGGCACCTATCTCGAAGAAAATCCCTCGGTGGCAAAAGAACTTATTCTCCGCTGTATCACCGCGCAGAAAGCGCGCGACGCCGCGAGAAACGCGCGCGAACTGACGAGGCGTAAGGGTATCCTGGAAAGCACGACGCTGCCCGGCAAACTTGCCGATTGCAGCGAAAAGCGGGCGGAACTGTGCGAGATCTATATCGTCGAGGGCGACAGCGCAGGCGGCACCGCAAAACAGGGCCGCGATCGCCGTTTTCAGGCGATTTTGCCCCTTCGCGGCAAAATATTGAACGTGGAAAAGGCGCGTATCAACCGCGTTCTGGAAAATCTGGAGATCAAGAGCATGATCACCGCGTTCGGCTGCGGCATTTCCGAAGATTTCGACGAGAGCAAACTGCGCTACGACCGCATCATCTGCATGACCGATGCCGACGTAGACGGCAGCCATATCAGGATTTTGCTTTTGACTTTCTTTTTCCGCTATATGCGTCCCCTGGTCCAGAACGGGCACGTTTATATCGCACAGCCGCCGCTGTACAAGGCGACGCGCGGGAAAGAGGAAAAATATATGTATTCGGACCAGGAATTGGACGAGTACAGAAATTCCAATCCAGGAAAATTCGACTTGCAGCGTTACAAGGGCCTCGGCGAAATGAACAAGGAACAACTTTGGGAAACGACGATGAATCCCTCCACGCGCACGCTGCTTCGCGTCACCATGAAAGACGCGGTGGAAGCGGATGAAATGTTTTCGCTCCTGATGGGCGAAAAGCCCGAACTTCGCAGACAGTTCATCGAAGAGAACGCGAAACTCGTTGCCGAACTGGATATCTGA